A genomic window from Polaribacter gangjinensis includes:
- the folP gene encoding dihydropteroate synthase, whose protein sequence is MTINCKGKLIDVAEPKVMGILNITPDSFFDGGKYKNEADILFQTEKMLNEGATFIDVGAYSSRPGAAHISEKEELNRILPVIDLLVKNFPEIIISVDTFRSEIARKTIENGAAIINDISGGKMDENMFQTVADLQVPYILMHMLGTPQNMQQNPVYEDVTKEIIHFFSEQIFKLHQLRVNDIIIDMGFGFGKTVAHNYEILKNLALFKNLDAPILVGVSRKSMLYKPLEISANEALNATTVANTIALLNGASILRVHDVKEAVEAIKIVNQLKANEC, encoded by the coding sequence ATGACCATAAACTGCAAAGGAAAATTAATAGATGTTGCTGAACCAAAAGTGATGGGAATTTTAAACATCACACCAGACTCATTTTTTGATGGTGGAAAATACAAAAACGAAGCTGACATTCTTTTTCAAACCGAAAAAATGCTGAATGAAGGTGCCACATTTATTGATGTTGGTGCATATTCATCAAGACCTGGAGCTGCTCACATTTCTGAAAAAGAAGAGTTGAATAGAATACTTCCTGTAATTGATTTATTGGTAAAAAATTTTCCTGAAATCATCATTTCTGTGGATACTTTTCGAAGTGAAATTGCCAGAAAAACAATTGAAAATGGTGCAGCTATCATCAATGATATTTCTGGAGGAAAAATGGATGAAAACATGTTTCAAACAGTGGCTGATTTGCAAGTTCCTTATATTTTAATGCATATGTTAGGAACACCTCAAAACATGCAACAAAACCCTGTTTATGAAGATGTTACAAAAGAAATTATTCACTTTTTTTCTGAACAAATTTTTAAATTACATCAACTAAGAGTGAATGATATTATCATTGATATGGGTTTTGGTTTTGGAAAAACAGTTGCTCATAATTACGAAATTCTTAAAAATTTAGCCCTTTTTAAAAATTTAGATGCTCCAATCTTAGTAGGAGTTTCAAGAAAATCGATGTTGTATAAACCATTGGAAATTTCTGCAAATGAAGCGCTTAATGCAACCACAGTTGCCAACACAATTGCTCTTTTAAATGGTGCATCTATTTTACGAGTTCATGATGTAAAAGAAGCTGTAGAGGCTATCAAAATTGTAAATCAACTGAAAGCAAATGAATGTTAA
- a CDS encoding TIGR00730 family Rossman fold protein, with the protein MKRLVVFCGSSLGFNEIYKNAAIELGNYFVKENIELVYGGGKIGMMGILSDTILEKNGKVIGVIPKLLEKEEVVHTGVEEMIVCKKMSERKVIMSKLVDGYLTLPGGFGTLDELFEALTLNQLQVEQKPVGLLNVNGFFDALLLQIDTMIKEGYIKPENKNLLLIDTTVEGLMQQMHQYKAPKKGTVIQKIVK; encoded by the coding sequence ATGAAACGATTGGTTGTTTTTTGTGGCTCGAGTTTAGGATTTAATGAAATCTATAAAAATGCTGCCATAGAGCTTGGAAATTATTTTGTAAAAGAAAATATCGAATTGGTTTATGGAGGTGGAAAAATAGGAATGATGGGAATTTTATCTGACACAATTTTAGAAAAAAACGGAAAAGTAATTGGCGTAATTCCAAAATTATTAGAAAAAGAAGAAGTCGTTCATACAGGTGTTGAGGAAATGATTGTGTGCAAAAAAATGAGCGAACGAAAAGTAATTATGAGCAAATTGGTTGATGGATATTTGACACTTCCTGGAGGTTTTGGAACTCTTGATGAACTCTTTGAAGCACTGACTTTAAACCAATTACAAGTTGAACAAAAACCTGTTGGATTGCTAAATGTGAATGGTTTTTTTGATGCCTTATTACTACAAATTGACACAATGATCAAAGAAGGATATATTAAACCTGAAAACAAAAATTTATTGTTAATTGACACAACTGTAGAGGGTTTAATGCAACAAATGCATCAATACAAAGCGCCTAAAAAAGGAACTGTTATTCAAAAAATAGTAAAATAA
- a CDS encoding DUF1599 domain-containing protein: MQDTSKQYDAVIEDCRSLFIKKMADYGSAWRILRLPSLTDQIFIKAQRIRQLQENSVRKVDEGEIPEFIGIINYSLMALIQLDLGVSENPDLSVEEATALYDKHLKITKELMLNKNHDYGEAWRDMRVSSLTDLILQKILRVKQIEDNQGKTLVSEGIDANYQDMINYSVFALIHLNN; the protein is encoded by the coding sequence ATGCAAGATACCTCAAAACAATATGATGCAGTCATTGAAGATTGCCGAAGTTTATTCATCAAAAAAATGGCTGATTATGGAAGTGCATGGCGTATTTTGCGTTTGCCTTCGTTGACAGATCAAATTTTTATCAAAGCCCAAAGAATTCGTCAATTACAAGAAAATTCGGTTAGAAAAGTAGATGAAGGAGAAATACCTGAGTTTATTGGCATCATCAATTATTCTTTAATGGCATTGATTCAGTTGGATTTAGGCGTTTCTGAAAACCCTGATTTATCGGTTGAAGAAGCAACAGCTTTGTATGATAAGCACTTAAAAATCACTAAAGAATTGATGTTGAATAAAAATCATGATTATGGCGAAGCTTGGCGTGATATGCGTGTTTCTAGTTTGACAGATTTAATTTTGCAAAAAATATTACGTGTTAAACAAATAGAGGATAATCAAGGAAAAACCTTGGTTTCTGAAGGAATTGATGCCAATTATCAAGACATGATAAATTATTCAGTTTTTGCGTTAATTCACCTTAATAACTAA
- a CDS encoding BT_3928 family protein, translating to MKILVHITRFIVGVLFIFSGFVKLVDPIGSQYKFEEYFSESVLNIPFLIPYALPFAIFLIIAEILLGVALLVGWKPKFTVRSLLIMVIFFFFLTGYSAYFDKVTDCGCFGDAIKLTPWQTFYKDVVLTVLIFFLSYKTKLITPLKSKYFPGKVVFWSLIISSFITYYVLAHLPIIDFRPYAIGKNIPKGMEYPEDGSLPKVHDFMLEDSQNDLAPEILKMKKVVLVIAYNLDKADFEAFPDIKKMADKAIKKGYKVYGASASFSDILQMTIKKFDLPFDFLFCDETTLKTIIRSNPGIVILNEGTVVDKRNWRDIEDLKFE from the coding sequence ATGAAAATACTTGTTCATATTACTAGATTTATAGTTGGAGTTTTATTTATTTTCTCAGGATTTGTAAAATTGGTAGATCCAATAGGCTCTCAATATAAATTCGAAGAATACTTTTCAGAAAGTGTATTGAATATACCGTTTTTAATTCCGTATGCTTTGCCATTTGCCATTTTTCTAATCATTGCAGAAATCCTTTTAGGTGTAGCACTTTTGGTAGGATGGAAACCAAAATTTACCGTTAGAAGTTTGTTGATAATGGTCATTTTCTTTTTTTTCTTGACAGGCTATTCTGCTTATTTTGATAAAGTTACAGATTGTGGATGTTTTGGAGACGCTATCAAATTAACACCTTGGCAAACATTTTACAAAGATGTTGTTTTAACAGTTTTGATTTTCTTTTTAAGCTACAAAACCAAATTAATTACACCTTTAAAATCAAAATATTTTCCTGGAAAAGTTGTTTTTTGGTCATTGATTATTTCAAGTTTTATCACCTATTATGTGTTAGCACATTTGCCAATTATCGATTTTAGACCTTATGCCATTGGAAAAAACATTCCAAAAGGAATGGAATATCCAGAAGATGGAAGTTTGCCAAAAGTGCACGATTTTATGTTAGAAGATTCTCAGAATGATTTAGCTCCTGAGATTTTAAAAATGAAAAAAGTAGTGCTTGTAATTGCCTATAATTTGGATAAAGCCGATTTTGAAGCGTTTCCCGACATCAAAAAAATGGCAGACAAAGCCATTAAAAAAGGCTATAAAGTATATGGAGCTTCAGCCTCTTTTTCTGATATTTTACAAATGACCATCAAAAAGTTTGACTTGCCTTTTGATTTTTTATTTTGTGATGAAACAACTTTAAAAACGATCATCAGATCAAATCCTGGTATCGTAATTTTAAACGAAGGAACTGTAGTAGATAAAAGAAATTGGAGAGATATTGAAGATTTAAAGTTTGAGTAA
- a CDS encoding crotonase/enoyl-CoA hydratase family protein, translating to MNDFVSYHSAENYAIIGINNGKANAISHEVIEGINFYLDEAEKNSLVVILTGISGIFSAGFDLKVMTKSPASAKELVTKGSKLSLRMLSFPQPIIVACNGHAIAKGAFLLLSADYRIGVEGDFKIGLNEVQIGITMHHAGIAIAKARMSEVFLNRSVNNAEIYNPKEAISAGFLDVIVPESELIATAVATAKMFAKLNPIAHAATKLRVRKLHLENLKNAIELDLNEEISINP from the coding sequence ATGAACGATTTTGTAAGCTATCATTCCGCAGAAAATTATGCAATTATTGGTATCAATAACGGAAAAGCAAATGCCATTTCTCATGAGGTTATTGAGGGAATCAATTTTTATTTAGACGAAGCTGAGAAAAACAGTTTAGTAGTTATTTTAACTGGAATTTCTGGAATATTTTCTGCAGGATTTGATTTGAAAGTGATGACAAAATCTCCAGCATCTGCCAAAGAATTAGTAACAAAGGGTTCTAAATTATCACTCAGAATGTTGTCTTTTCCACAGCCAATCATTGTGGCTTGTAATGGTCATGCCATCGCAAAAGGAGCTTTTTTATTACTTTCAGCTGATTATAGAATTGGTGTGGAAGGTGATTTTAAAATTGGTTTGAACGAAGTGCAAATTGGAATTACCATGCATCATGCAGGAATTGCGATTGCCAAAGCGCGAATGTCTGAAGTTTTTTTGAATAGAAGTGTCAATAATGCAGAGATTTACAATCCGAAAGAAGCAATTTCTGCTGGTTTTTTAGATGTAATTGTGCCTGAAAGTGAGTTGATTGCAACTGCAGTTGCAACTGCTAAAATGTTTGCAAAACTTAATCCAATTGCACATGCTGCTACAAAATTAAGAGTAAGAAAGCTGCATTTAGAAAACTTAAAAAACGCTATTGAATTGGATTTGAATGAAGAAATATCCATCAATCCTTAG
- a CDS encoding DUF1684 domain-containing protein — protein sequence MKNLLFIAILSFLSCNSQGKRSLVGDTEYQQKLNSSFKDASTSPLKPSDLKKFKGLDFFPVDSSYVVKATLVKTKNAPVFEMATTTDRKPLYKEFGILFFKLKGVDCQLTIYQSQDDLRDEKYKNYLFLPFTDDTSGNESYGGGRYMDVMTTDIANDNTLILNFNNTYNPYCAYNEKYSCPLTPRKNHLNLEIKAGIKKFKKD from the coding sequence ATGAAAAACTTATTATTTATAGCTATTTTATCATTTCTTTCGTGCAATTCTCAAGGAAAAAGATCCTTGGTTGGCGATACTGAATATCAGCAAAAACTTAACTCAAGTTTTAAAGATGCCTCAACTTCTCCTTTAAAACCATCTGATTTAAAAAAATTTAAAGGACTTGATTTTTTTCCAGTTGATTCATCTTATGTTGTGAAAGCAACACTTGTAAAAACCAAAAATGCACCCGTTTTTGAAATGGCAACAACCACTGATAGAAAACCCTTATACAAAGAATTTGGAATCTTATTTTTCAAATTAAAAGGTGTAGATTGTCAATTAACCATTTATCAAAGTCAAGACGATTTGAGAGATGAAAAATATAAAAATTACTTGTTTTTGCCTTTTACAGATGATACTTCAGGCAATGAATCTTATGGAGGAGGACGTTATATGGATGTAATGACTACTGATATTGCTAATGATAATACCCTAATTTTGAATTTTAACAATACTTACAATCCATATTGTGCTTACAATGAAAAGTATTCTTGTCCTTTAACTCCCAGAAAAAATCACTTGAATTTAGAAATTAAAGCAGGGATTAAAAAGTTTAAAAAAGACTAA
- a CDS encoding sodium:calcium antiporter, with the protein MNFLLVIVGLILLVLGGNWLLKSAVALSLKLNISKIVIGMTVVSFATSAPELIVSINAAMNGASDLALGNVVGSNIANISLILGVTLLFGSMEVQKSFYKTDWPVMMIASIILFYFLSNDQIITRYEGVIFVSILIAFLIFLLRFQNTTISDEIPNDVETLPFYKIVFFLTLGAVGLWGGSEFLISGATSLAKDFGVSDRVIGVTVVSIGTSIPELAASIIAIIKKEKAISLGNLVGSNIFNILGVLGITAIITPITVIDQKFLTNDILWMLATSLLILPLVFLPKIWKLNWIDGVVLLFIYSGFVYWTL; encoded by the coding sequence ATGAATTTTTTATTAGTAATTGTTGGATTAATTTTATTGGTTTTAGGAGGAAATTGGTTGTTAAAATCGGCTGTAGCACTCTCATTAAAACTCAATATTTCTAAAATAGTGATAGGAATGACAGTGGTTTCATTTGCGACCTCAGCTCCTGAGCTAATTGTTAGTATAAATGCCGCAATGAATGGAGCCTCTGATTTGGCATTAGGAAATGTAGTTGGATCTAACATAGCAAATATTTCTTTGATTCTCGGAGTTACCTTACTTTTTGGCTCTATGGAAGTTCAAAAAAGTTTTTATAAAACAGATTGGCCTGTGATGATGATTGCATCAATAATTCTGTTTTACTTTTTATCTAACGATCAAATCATTACAAGATACGAAGGTGTTATTTTTGTGTCAATTTTAATCGCATTTTTAATTTTTCTTCTACGATTTCAAAACACAACAATCTCAGATGAAATCCCAAATGATGTAGAAACTTTACCTTTTTATAAAATTGTTTTTTTTCTAACTTTGGGTGCAGTTGGTCTTTGGGGAGGTTCAGAATTTTTAATTTCTGGAGCAACTTCATTAGCAAAAGATTTTGGAGTTAGTGATCGTGTTATTGGGGTTACTGTTGTTTCAATTGGCACGAGTATTCCCGAATTAGCAGCTTCAATCATTGCAATTATTAAAAAAGAAAAAGCGATTTCTCTTGGTAATTTAGTTGGTTCTAATATTTTTAATATCCTTGGTGTACTTGGAATTACAGCTATAATTACTCCTATTACAGTCATAGATCAAAAGTTTTTAACCAATGATATTCTTTGGATGTTAGCCACTTCTTTGCTCATTTTACCTCTTGTTTTTTTACCGAAAATATGGAAATTGAATTGGATTGATGGCGTTGTTTTGTTATTTATTTACTCAGGATTTGTATATTGGACGCTATAA